Below is a window of Humulus lupulus chromosome 2, drHumLupu1.1, whole genome shotgun sequence DNA.
CACAAATTAGTCATTAGAGTAGAATACAAAACTTTAAAAGCTTGCATAACCACGGAAAAACAAAGCATATATTCATGGTGACATCTTGATATTTTCAGAAACCATCATTTATACAGTTTTTAAACAAGCAATATTAAAAGAAAGGTAGCCATAAAGCCAAAGGAAAAAAATATGACAACCTTAGCTCATTCAGAATTGAATGGTTTACTATaaagcaaaataaaataaaaataaccctACTTAAAAAACCAATTCTGTCTTCATTGCATGTGTTTggatatagttatatatataaaaataaattcacaATCCCAGCTTCCAATTGTATGTATTTTTACACCAATTTGACCCTTTCTAGAACTAACCTTTTTCAAGGGAAAAAATAAATCCAGCTAAGCTTGAGTTCAATTACAAATGCACAAAAACTATGCTTCCCTTGCATTTAAGGTCAAGATCATCTAAGTTAGAGGCTAGTTTACTCTTCTAGTAAATTGAAAACATAAATGGCCAAGGGATAAGTTAGAACAGTAACCTGAGGGCAATGGGAGAGTCATATGATTATGTTCATTAAGTTACTTTACTTTCATTTTTCCAGGCTCTATTGTCAAGCATCTCTATGTTGGAGGTAAAAAGTTGTTTTAATCTGAAAACTTGCACTTGATAAGGAATTCTATTTTATAAGTATGCAACTTGGAATGCTTTGACAAAGCAGAAACAAGTATTGTTTAAATTTCTGAGAATGTTTGGGGTTATATTTCTAATATGACAATAACCAATATCCCAAGTCCCTCACAAACATCTACAAGGACAAATTGATATCCTGGTAAGAATATAATGTACCTTTGCATATGCTACACTTGACCGCAGTCCTGAAAATGGCAAAAAAGCAATTCATGAGCTTACGTAAATCTGGGGAAGAGAAGAATGAAAACAAGAGAAAAAGGAGATGATCATTACTGGGCTACAACATCTCGATGGCATGAAATACAAGAGTATATCTCCAGATTATCTCTCTTGCATGTAAGATAGAAAAATATGTCTCTGTGAGTACGCTTCAACTGTTGTCTCTTTAACTTGGTAAGCAAATTAAAAGGCTCCTGAACTGATGGCAATGACCTTTCATTTACACTCACTTCATACTGTTTAATCAAGTATAAAGGAACACGAATTTCAGAAAACCAATACTTGTCCTCTCCATCCTGACTTTTCTCTATTTCAATGATGCTCTTCATTACACGAGAAGGAAGATGCTTTTGGTGGCCAAAAGCAACTCCATAAGTAACCTTGCTTTCTACAACTTTTTTGCTACAAATAACTGCATTTCTAAAAGCAGAAGCTTCGGTCTCAACATTTTTCCCATCCAAGATATTTAGCTCAGGATGAACGAGATCATTCCATCTTACATGCAGATCCAGGTATCTGACCTGATCAAAATTTTAATCAAACTTTTATTTCAAATAACTGACCTTCATAATTCTTCATGCTTCCAAATATGAGAGAATATTACAAAAAGATAAAGGGGGCAAAGAACACAGTATAAATGCAATGCAACAATATAACAAACCTGAAGTGCAAGCTGGGAAGCATTTGTACTCATTTCCACAGCAGCCCTCCAAACTAACTGTCTGTTTCTTTTAGGAATCTCTGGACCATCAGTATAACATATTCCAGAGATCTTCCTCGAACCTCCTATAATTAGAAAACCACAAagcacattttttttttcatcagaACTTCCCCATTGATTGTGTATCACTGATGAGAAAGAAAATGCATGTCTTCACCTAAATCATGGTTATGTCAGGCAGTGAATGGTTTAATGACTTGTTTTGTGGGAAGGGTAAGACTAAGGTACAGCAGTTACCTTGACGAGCTGCTCTTCTAACCATCGAAAGGGGTAAAATTGCTTTCTGGAATACAAGCTTTGATTGCTTTCCCCCTTGCCACCAGACAAAACTTTTTTCACGGCTACCATCGGTTGTCAATTCAGACATAGCAGCTTGCTTCTTGTTACGCTTTCCAACAGGACCACGTTTTTGTGTTGCTCCAGCAGTGGGCATAGCATTTTGTACTGCAGAATACTCAACTAACCAATCATCAACAAGCTTATCCCAATCACTAGAAAGCGCAATGATCCGGATATTTTCCTCAAGCTGCAGATAAAACAGGCACCCACCAGGTTGTAATTTAGATGATAAACTGTCTTCTTTTATTAACTTATGtttcatatatataataaaaaaaaacaggcATCCACCAAATTGAAAAATATCCGTAATGCATCCAACATGCATTAGCATAAAAGGTGGGAAACTTTTTGATAGCAAAGAGTAAATGATCAACTAAGTACAAAAGCATGCTACGTTTCAAGTCAAATTGTAGATATACTTTAATATTATCTGTATTGTAGACATTTCTAcactaagagagagagagaggagaaaaaaaatccaaaaaagtACAGGAGTTCAAAACTACATGCAAGCACGATGCAAATCTTAACCATGATATGCAAGTATATAAAAATTTATGACTCGTGCCTTTGGACAAAATCCTTTACTAAGTTTCCAACCTAAAATGAATAGAGTTCCACTAAGATGAATCCTTTACTACAGTTTCCATCCTATCAATCAATAAAATGTTGGTACATGTTAAAAGTTATGGCAGATGATAAACATCAAAGCAATAAAAGTATCCACCGACTCTTATAAGCAAAGCCCAGATATTTGCTTCAGCAAAACATGCCTTTACAAGACcttcaaaaataataaagaatttatatattttttttaaatatcaaactTAAGTTTGAACCTATAAGGGATAAGGATGCAACTTAACTGGCCACATAATACCAAGTAAAGAAAATCGTACAGCAAAACTAATACACCAAAGAATAAAGCTTACTTGAAGCAATAAGGTTTTTAATTCACTGCAAGTTGATGCCTGTTCAACCTGTTTCCGCCATTCTCTCCTATAATTTGTGTTCAAGTAGGGGCCAAGTAATAGACCACACAAACTTTCTTCCATATACAATATGTATGTTGCAATGCTTGCAAGAATCCCTTCTCCACTCTTTATGGAACGGAGGCTGGCTAGGGTCTTCATAGCACCTTTAGTGGCAGACAAGGCTGCATGATTTAACATGCACCCTCTCTTGCTTGAAACAGAAGCCTTACAGGAAAGGCACCAACCACATCTCTCTCTTGGAACCTCTACAAGCTTCTTTTCAGAAGTTGGCCAGAAGAAACGTGAGGCTGTTAGTGAGAATGCTTTAGCTTGCAAATAGTTTTCAGATGAAGCTTTTTTGGAATTATCTGAAGCATGAGCTTCAGAATGCCGAGGATCCTCGGGCAAAAGAGTAGCCAATTTAGCAGCAGCTGATGCAGCAAAGTCCCCATGCATATAGTGATTTAAGTATGACTGGGGTTTATAAAGGTGCCCCATAAAAACACAATCGTTATTTGAATTGTGTAAATCCTTTCCTAAAGCTACAGTTCTGCCATCTTTTCTTTGAGAAGATAGATTCAATGGGCAATTACTTCCTTTTGCATGCTCAGTGTAACTGCAATTGCTGTTTTCTGAAGAATATGCATAAAGTGATCTCTCAACCAAATTTTGACTGGTAGTATCAGATGGATCGGCACGCTGTCTAACTAAACTTGTCAACCCATTCCCCTCAGGTAGCTTCATATTCATGAGAGGATACTCCAATTGTTTGGTGTCACCACTAATCTGAGTTCCAGAAAAGCCAACTTGCACTGGGTAAATAATAGATGTCTCATTATCTACCCAACTTTGATCTAAGCTAGCAGTATCACTACGGATATCCTTGTGGGGAGGAGGAAGTGATAAAGTAGGACAGTTGGAATCTTCTTTTAGATTTGATAAATTTGCATCCCTGATGGTCCTCTCTGAAAGAGATAAGATACTTGAGGGGATATCCCAATACTGCAGAACTGCTTGGCAAACCCCCAAGTACAAAGATTCATGCTGGGTAGAGGTACAAAGCACCTGCAGGACTTTTGGAATGTCCTCCCTATTGTAATATCGAAGACATGGTTCTTCAATGACAGAAGCCTTGAGCCTGAAAAAACTATGTCAGTAGATTGTGCAATGATAAAAAACAGGCTAAGCAACACAAAAAAACAAAATGCAAGAAAGGGTCAAAGTCCAAGAATCTAAATGAATGATAAAAGATATACTTTTGCAAGACCAGTTAAAAAATGATGTATCACAAAAACAATCCAGCACATATAAGAATTTTCAGCATAGATTCAATAATAATGCAACTAATGAAACAGAGGAGTATAAAACAAAGTTGTAGAAAACATACACCAATAAGTAGTTGCAAGTACCCAAGAAGATTTGCCCATAAGAATCAATGCCAAAAGTTTCTGCTCCTCTAAGGGACGTTCCGAATGTTATAGTCGGTCCCAACTTGTTAATTGTACACTCAGGACAATACCATGACCCTTCTGGTATAGACAATTTCATAACACCTATACACCTGGTGTGATATGCAGATGGGCACCCATCACAGCAAAGCAAGGTTCCATCCATACCACAAAGCCGGCATTCATCACTATTTCGATCCACATCCATATCAACAGCATCCAAATCACCATTTTTACCTTTGGGACCCCGACAATTTAATTTACTAGGAGTGCTACTCATTTGGGTTGCTCCAAAAATCCCAATAGATTCTCTGTTCTTATAGGCAGAAGTTTTTGAATACCTGGGATGAACCCTTTTTGGTTTATTTTCAGGAGGATTCACTGCTTCTGCATCATAATCTATTCCAACTTCTGACTCCTCACGTAAGTCAATTTCAGCTCTTAGTTCTGCTGAATCAAGGACATCATCACAAAGCACTTGCAGAATAAGCAGCTTCCTACCCACTGATAAAGAATAATACTCCCTTCCCAAAACCTCATCGTAAAATCCCTTCCACTCTGGTCCTTTTGTGTATCCCATAATAGTTAAATACTGGACCAGGAAAACAGGCCAAGTCAATGTATCAAGCAAGCTCCAGTCAATGCACCTGAAGATCAAATGTAAAATAATCTTAAAGTTCAATAAAAGAAGCCACTAATACAAGAAAGTTAAGGAACCTATGAAGGTGAAGTTTACAAATAATCACTTAACCAAAAACATGTTGGCAATCCAATTACTGGAATCATTAATTCACATCTAAGCATCAATCCCCAACAGCAAACCCACTGTACAAATATTGACATTAATAACCTATGAGATGAAAAACATCTCATTTAAATAacagaattttaaaaaaaataataggaataaagtgagagagagagagagagagagagagagtaggctAATGGTGTCAATATGGTGACTATATATTAAAGGGTACTTGCATTTGGACTTACAAGCTTTTCAATTGAATTGGAAACATTCTTTCGAGACATTGCTTTGGTAGCTACATAATTAACATGAACAATGATTCTTACTGTGCCTCTTTAATTATTCTTTTGAAATGCTATTTAAATGGCCTAATCAACAGAGCACACAAATAGTTATAAGTTTTATGCACAAGTACCTCAAGCATTTTGATGCAAGCTCTGAACCATCTTCAGAGAGTCTATCAAGATGACGCCTCAAAGCACGCATTAGAGAAACATGGATTGCATCCAACAAAGTGTTTGGAACACGACATTTAAGTGATCCCACAAAATCATCCAAAGTAAACGGGCTCAGGAACAGACAGATGCTAAACGATCGCAAGAAACCATAAACTGAGAAAAGATGTGATACATACTGCTCCGGCACACCTATGGTTCCGGAAGAAGGTGGCAATTCAGGCGGAGGAACAGCTGGTACCTCATCTTCAATACTCAAGTCTCTATCTTTGGCGTACTCAGAAGAATCATTTGAtgaatcatcatcaccatcaacTTCTCCCTCGTCGTTTTCAGTAACTGTTCCACCAGGCAAATCAATTGTTGTGGATGCTTCAACCTTATCCTCCTCTTTTTTTGATTCCACATCCACACCATGTTTTACTCTACTTCTCAATATCAACTCATCTAGTTTCTTCCTTCTGGTGTTCAATTTACTGTTAAAATCGTTGTCATTCAAAATTCTCCCACGAATCTCACGGCTTTCTAAATCTTCACAGTCCCCATCTTCGTAATGAACCCTATACAAACCATCAGCATAATACACAACTTTCCCAAGAAAAATTCCATTGTCCTCAAACTCTTTCATCATATATCGACCCAACAATGCAATTGGTTTCGTTTCGACGGCCAGCCTCTTAGCGTCCGCACCCGAGTTTTCATCCTCCTCTCTCTTCCGTTTCCTCGGTCGTCCCCTCTTTTTCACAACCGGAGGCTCCATTCACCAAATCGAATTGAATCCTAGCCCAAACGACTTCCAAACAATCCCCAAGattcaaaaaaaaatcaaagctcCAGTCGTTAATAGCTAAATGAAAACAATCCAACGCTTCATTGAAATTGCAGCAAAAATCTAGGGTTCGAGATGGATCCTAAAAAATCAGCAAGAAAATCGCCAATATTACTGAGAAAATCCACGAGCATTGACCGTTTTCGCATTCGCAATAATGAAATCCAATAACTCACAGAAGTACCAGATTGGAATCCGAAAAAATGCTTTCACTTCCAGAAAAATCAAATTGAGGAATAATAAGATGATGAAAAGAGGAATCCGTACCTTGTTAGAACTGGAGAACCGCCATTGGAGAACGCATACGAAGCTTCTAGGGCAACAATAAAGACAAGAAAGAAAGATAAAGCCCTAAAGGTAGAGAGAACAATGGCCTCTCCACACTCTTCTACGCGGGTTAAAAATTGTAAGGCCTTGCGTAGTTGTCATCCCACGACTCGTCCGAGTTTCCGGGTCCAACTCGGTCGAGTTCAAATCTCACTCGCTTTCCTAATACGAAATTTccccattaaaaaaatatttttattttttataagatGTGCGCACCCACATAGAGTATCTGTGTCCTCTATGCTCTCCTCCAATAAGTTTTTACCGtctaaattttgaattattttttttaaatctataaTAATTTAAATGGTTGAATTGCTCAAGAATCTATATTTAAATATCcactatgaatttttttttactatagtGTGTTATAAATATTTAGAAATTATATATACACaggtaaaaattaaaattttaaatagtcTTCTCCGTTgtatttgtagcacttaagtacctaagtaatttttttttacaacgaAAGTGCATTCCGTCCATATTTTGGTAGTGCATCTGTTTGTTTCATtgttaagtatgccaccatggcGTGAAATTTACGTATAACATTTGTATTTTTGCCGCATATATCTCTTAAATTTGGTACTTTCGCCAcaaatatctttttaattttttacttTTGCGCAAATATCCATTTAATTTGGTACTTTCGCCTACGTGTCACAATCGACATTAACGGTTGTACTAAACTGCACCAAAACATGGACAGAATGTACTTTCACTGCTAAAAAAATAACTTTGATGCTTAAGTACTACAAACATAATAAATTTGATATTTTCACCGCAAATATCCCTTTCAAAATTATAGAATTATGAAATTTGCttattttttctataattttataCTAAAAGAACTTTGAATATCGGGGACATTGTTAAAAAGATGTACTTTTTTAAAGCATGTTTTTGTTGGTAATTTATTATGACTATTTTAATTTTAGGTTTCATTCTTTATCTTTAATTATATTTACATGAACTCTACACAACTTCTTCATGTAACGAGTCACAATTTTCATATGTGATCTTACAAAAGTAAAGATGGTAAATAAATCCacttattaaagaaaaaattatgtcaaataatGAGGCCTGCAAATTTgaagaacaaaaatattaaatcataaaaaatagcataaattttgaaagaaaacatatgttaataataaaaaatttagtgaAAAAAATCTCAAATAGTAAAActtttgattaaaataaaaatagttaaagAAATGCGTAATTATGTTAAGTGAAATACTATAAACTTCTTAAAAACTAAAGCCTCCAAATCATCATGATATACATGGTTAAGACCtgactataaaaataatttttaaaatctaaatgtaataaataataaaaataaggaCCACCAATTAAATAACTTAATTTATCATGTATATCAAATTTgagcatttaatcatt
It encodes the following:
- the LOC133816927 gene encoding DDT domain-containing protein PTM-like yields the protein MEPPVVKKRGRPRKRKREEDENSGADAKRLAVETKPIALLGRYMMKEFEDNGIFLGKVVYYADGLYRVHYEDGDCEDLESREIRGRILNDNDFNSKLNTRRKKLDELILRSRVKHGVDVESKKEEDKVEASTTIDLPGGTVTENDEGEVDGDDDSSNDSSEYAKDRDLSIEDEVPAVPPPELPPSSGTIGVPEQYVSHLFSVYGFLRSFSICLFLSPFTLDDFVGSLKCRVPNTLLDAIHVSLMRALRRHLDRLSEDGSELASKCLRCIDWSLLDTLTWPVFLVQYLTIMGYTKGPEWKGFYDEVLGREYYSLSVGRKLLILQVLCDDVLDSAELRAEIDLREESEVGIDYDAEAVNPPENKPKRVHPRYSKTSAYKNRESIGIFGATQMSSTPSKLNCRGPKGKNGDLDAVDMDVDRNSDECRLCGMDGTLLCCDGCPSAYHTRCIGVMKLSIPEGSWYCPECTINKLGPTITFGTSLRGAETFGIDSYGQIFLGTCNYLLVLKASVIEEPCLRYYNREDIPKVLQVLCTSTQHESLYLGVCQAVLQYWDIPSSILSLSERTIRDANLSNLKEDSNCPTLSLPPPHKDIRSDTASLDQSWVDNETSIIYPVQVGFSGTQISGDTKQLEYPLMNMKLPEGNGLTSLVRQRADPSDTTSQNLVERSLYAYSSENSNCSYTEHAKGSNCPLNLSSQRKDGRTVALGKDLHNSNNDCVFMGHLYKPQSYLNHYMHGDFAASAAAKLATLLPEDPRHSEAHASDNSKKASSENYLQAKAFSLTASRFFWPTSEKKLVEVPRERCGWCLSCKASVSSKRGCMLNHAALSATKGAMKTLASLRSIKSGEGILASIATYILYMEESLCGLLLGPYLNTNYRREWRKQVEQASTCSELKTLLLQLEENIRIIALSSDWDKLVDDWLVEYSAVQNAMPTAGATQKRGPVGKRNKKQAAMSELTTDGSREKSFVWWQGGKQSKLVFQKAILPLSMVRRAARQGGSRKISGICYTDGPEIPKRNRQLVWRAAVEMSTNASQLALQVRYLDLHVRWNDLVHPELNILDGKNVETEASAFRNAVICSKKVVESKVTYGVAFGHQKHLPSRVMKSIIEIEKSQDGEDKYWFSEIRVPLYLIKQYEVSVNERSLPSVQEPFNLLTKLKRQQLKRTHRDIFFYLTCKRDNLEIYSCISCHRDVVAQTAVKCSICKGSCHSDCTITSSFHMNEDVTFSTMCKQCHGKNATCNESPTSPFHLEVAVYQKLMAANKGSRARDTRTELKQVASESTSTAKKASKLSSVAKKPPSKSTSAAKKTSSKSTSVAKSRPKLGSWGIIWKKANSDACVDTSVSFRQNNILLKNGSVSHRKEPVCSICRKPYRPDLTYVCCETCQKWYHAEALQFDESRLFDVAGFKCCKCRRIKSPKCPYTPPKEGANSDPSEAATPTPMTRPRVPKIRFTLKRESSGVDSDSGAILNFNQSEPSTPLFPVEEVSQHNDPLLRPLTTDAQLITEPKLKVDTEWDSTGKAVPHKLPVRRQVKHEGDSEVYSDGNFSDAEAFTHYQMENPTEATDGTLFPSTEWNASVQSIEEEMMFDDVLDYGNLDFEPQTLFTFSELLGVDASGDDPEGQGKVVGTNPPDKVPEQYTTTNTSKEGSEPTLPPGKCNFCMQSEPYPDLSCQSCGLSIHRHCLTSTEPSSWDGDWKLCYCQEWR